GAACGAGATCGCCGGACGCATCATCTGCATCGGGTCACCGACCGGCCAGCGCGGCAACTTCGGCCAGACGAACTACGCCGCCGCGAAAGCCGGCATCGTCGGCATGGTGCGGACGTGGGCGCTCGAGCTGAAGCGCGCCGGGATCACCGCGAACGCCGTCATCCCCGTCGCCGCGACCGCGATGACCGCGACGGTCCCCTACTTCGCCGCTGCCGTCGAGGCGGATGCCGCGGGTGAACCGATGCCGGCGTTCTTCCGCCACGATCTCGGCTTCGGGACGTCCGACGACGTCGCGGGCCTCATCACGTTCCTCGCCTCGGATGCCGCGGCGCAGGTCACCGGCCAGGCGATCGGCATCGGCGGTGACCGCATCCAGCTGTGGTCGCACCCCGAGCCCGTCGCGACGGCGTACCGCGAAGGCGGGTGGACGGCCGACGCGCTGGCCGACGGCTTCTTCGACGCCGTGGGCGACCTGCAGAGCGTCGGCGAGAAGTTCCCGGCCCTGCCCGAGGATCTGCAGCGGCCCGCGCCGACCGCCTGACGCATATGACCCGCTACGAGCAGGCGATCGACGTCGAGAGCCTCACCGCGATCGACGTGCACGTGCACATCGAGGTCGACGCCCACGGGCACGCGTCGTTGCCCGACGATCTCGCCGCCGCCGCGAGCAGGTACTTCGCCGCGGACGCGCCGAGGCCCGACCTCGACGGTGTCGCCGCGTACTACCGGGAGCGGCGGATGGCCGCCGTCGTGTTCACGGTCGATGCCGAGACCCACCTCGGTCACCCGCCGCTGTCGAGCGCGGAGATCGCCGAGGGCGCTTCGCGCAACAACGACGTCCTCATCCCGTTCGGATCCGTCGACCCGAACCGACCCGACGCGGTCGATCGTGCGCGACGCCTCATCGAGGACTCCGGCGTGCGGGGGTTCAAGTTCCACCCCACGGTGCAGGGGTTCGATCCGAGTGACGAGGCGCACTACCCGCTGTACGAGGCGCTCCAGGGCGCCGGGGTCGTCGCCCTCTTCCACACCGGCCAGACCGGGATCGGGGCGGGGATGCCGGGCGGTCGGGGCCTCCGGCTCGGACTGTCGAACCCGATGCTCCTCGACCCTGTCGCCGCCGACTTCGGCGACCTGCAGATCATCATGGCGCACCCCTCGGTGCCCTGGCAGGACGAGGCGATCTCGGTCGCGACGCACAAGCACAACACCTGGATCGACCTGTCGGGCTGGAGCCCGAAGTACTTCCCCGACCAGCTCGTGCGCGCCGCGAACTCGTTCCTGAAGCGCCGCATCCTGTTCGGCTCCGATTTCCCGCTCCTCACCCCCGACCGGTGGATGCGGGATGTCGAGACGACAGCACTCAAGCCCGAGGTGATGCCCGGCATCCTCCGCGACAATGCGGCACGACTGTTCGGCATCCTCCCCCATCACGACAAGGAGACGTCATGACCACCACCATCGCCTACGACGACATCGCCGGCCTCGCCGGCACCGACCTGGGGTGGTCGGATTGGCTGGAGATCACGCAGGAGCGCGTGAACGGCTTCGCCGACGCGACCGACGATCACCAGTGGATCCACACCGACCCGGAGCGCGCCAAGGACGGCCCGTTCGGCGCGGCGATCGCGCACGGCTTCCTCACGCTCTCGCTCGCCGTGTCGTTCTGGACCGAGCTCCTCGACGTCACCGAGGTGAGCACGAAGGTGAACTACGGACTCGACAAGGTCCGCTTCGTCTCGCCCGTCACGGTCGGCTCGCGCGTCCGGATGAACGCCGTGGTGGCCGAGGTGACCGAGGTGGCCGGCGGCTATCAGCTCGCCGTCGACCAGACGATCGAGATCGACGGCGGCACGAAGCCCGCCGTCGTCGCGCGCGGTCTGTACCGCTTCTACCGCTGATCCAGCTCTGCTGATCCGGTGCGGCCGGGCATCCCATCCGGTCGCACCACCCGCGGGCACCCGACGCCCGCCTTCTCAACGACGAGATCCCCCGGAGTGCGCACACCATGAAAACGCAAGGCCTCGGCGCCTGGCTCCCCCGCCGCCGTCTCCGTAATCCCGACCGGGTCGCCGTGATGTTCGGCGAAAACCAGCACCTCACCTATGCGCAGCTCGCCGACGGCGCGGAGCGCGTCTCTGCGGTGCTTGCCGAGCGTGGCGTCGGCGCGGGCGACCGGGTCGCCTTCCTGGGTGAGAACAGCCCCGACTTCCTCCTGACGATGTTCGGCACCGTGCGACTCGGCGCCGTGTTCGTCCCCGTGAACACCCGGCTCGCAGGCCCCGAGATCGCACACGTCCTCCGCGACAGCGGGGCCGTGGTCCTCATCCACGACCCGGGGTTCGATGCCCGACTCGATGAAGCGGCAGCCGAAGGCGTGACGCCGACCCACGTCATCCGCACGGGGGTGTCGGGTCGCGACGGGGCACCCGGCCTCGCGCGCGCGATCGAAACCGTCACGACGATACCCGCGTCCGTCTCCTCCGACGGGGACGCCCCGGCGGCGATCGTCTACACGTCGGGTACCACCGGACGCGCCAAGGGGGCCGTCCTCACGCACGACAACCTGACCTCCGTCGCGCTGAACACGATCATCGACTACGACGTCATGTCGACGGATGTGGCGCTGATGATCTCGCCGCTGTTCCACGTCGCCTCGCTCGGCATGGGGGCGCTGCCGATCCTGCTGAAGGGGGGCACGCTCGTGCTCGAGAAGGGGTTCGAGGCAGGGCGGGCGCTCGATCTGATCCAGCGTCACCGCATCACGATGATCTCGGGCGTCCCCACGACGTATCAGCTCATGGCCGACCACCCCGCGTGGGCCGACTCGGACGTGACGAGCCTTCGCACCCTCACGTGCGGTGGTTCCGCGGTTCCCGAGCGGGTGCTGGTCGCGTGGGAGGAGCGCGGCCTGTCGTTCTCGCAGGGGTACGGGATGACCGAGACTTCGCCCGGTGCGACATCCCTCTCGCCCGACAAGACCCGACTCAAGCAGGGCAGCGTCGGACTCCCCCACTTCTTCACCGACATCCGCATCACGGGCGAGGACGGCAGCGTGCTGCCGGCCGGGACCACGGGTGAGATCGAGATCTCCGGACCGAACGTGTTCCTCGGCTACCACGGGCTCGCCGAGGCCACGGCGACGTCACGGACGGCGGACGGCTGGTTCCGCTCCGGCGATCTCGGGTACGTCGACGACGACGGTTACCTGTACATCTGCGGTCGGTCGAAGGACATGATCATCTCCGGCGGCGAGAACGTGTACCCCGCCGAGCTGGAGACACTGATCAGCGGCATCCCGGGCGTCACCGGCGCCGCCGTGATCGGGGTGCCGCACGAGAGGTGGGGCGAGGTCCCGATCGCGATCGTGACCGTCGCGGACGGCGCCGCCGTCGACACCGACGCCGTGCGCGCTCACCTGGAGGGCAGGCTCGCTCGATACAAGCTCCCCAAACGGGTCGAGATCGTCGCCGACCTCCCTCGCACCGCCTCGGGCAAGGTCATCAAGGACGAGGTTCGCGCGCGGCTGGGGTTGTAGAAGCCGGGCGCCGACCGGCGAGCATGAGAACGCCGCCGATCATGAGCAGGACGATCGCCGCCGCCGCTGATGCGATCAGGGCGGGTCGCGCTCCCCAGGCGGTCACGCTGACAGCTGCACCGATCAGCACGCCGATGCGGAGAAGGCTCTCGACCGCGGTATCGAGACCTTCGACCCGCCCCAGGAACTCATCGTCGACCGATGTCTGGAAAAGGGTCGTCACGGCGACGTTGTAGGGCGCATTCGCGAGAGCACTGAGGGCGACGCCGATGAGGAGCACTGCGACGTTCGTGGCGGCGCCCATGGTCACCTGTGCGGCGGCGAACACCGCCAGACACGCGACGAACACGAACGACATCTGAGATCGACGGATGACGAAGCCCACGGTCAGCGCCGCCACGATCGCAACGACCCCGTTCCACGACAGCACGAGCCCCAGCACTTCGGTGGGGAGCTTCAGATCGTCGGACACCAGGAAGATGAGTGCGTACGCGTTGGTCCCCGCCGTGATCGTCACCCCGTATGAGGCAACGAGCAGGCCGAGCGCGAACCTCTGACCCATGAGGTATCGCGCTGCCGGGTGGATGCCGCGCAGCGTCGCAGACAGTTCGACGACGCCGCGCCGCATGCCGTCGGCGAGCCGCGTCGGTGGCCGCCCCTCGGCATCCGCTCGCCTCGGCAGGATGCGCGCGAACAGCGCCGCCGTCACGAGGAACGAGACCCCGTCGACGGCGAACGAGGGCGCAGGACCCCACAGCGCGAAGGCCCCCGCGCCGAGCGCAGGCCCGATGCTCGCGAGGGCCCAGGTGACCGATTCGAGGATGCCGTTGGCCCTCGGCAGAAGATCCTGTCGGACGAGTCGGGGGACGAAGACGAACGCCGACGAGGCGAAGAAGACCCCCGCGATGGCCGCTGCGGAAACCAGGATGGTCGAGTGGAGACCAGGCCCACCGACCGCCGCCGCGACGGCCAGCCCGAAGCTGAGGAACCCGCGGATCGCGGTGGTCGCGACGAAGACGGTGCGCAACTCGAACCTGTCCGCGACCGCTCCCGCCACGGGGGCGAGGAAGACCGCGGGAAGCACGGAGGCGAGCATCAAGGCCAGCCGGGCGCCTTCGCGGTCCGCGGCGCGCTCGAAGTACCAGAGATCGAGCGCGAGCACCCGGAACGAGTCGCCGATGTCCGACAACGCGACCGCCATCACGAACCCGAAGAACGTCAACGGCAGGCCGAAGGGGCCGACGCGCGTGCGGAAGGTGGTCACGATGACCCCACCGTACGAGGTCTGCTCACTCGCGCGCACGGATCCAACCCGATCTCAACCGGACTCCGAACGAATGACGTCGAGGCGCTCATCGCGGCTGGGCGCCGCCCACGGTAGACGTGGAGCTCACTGAGGGGATGAGCGAGCGCCGAGCGTCGCCGACACGCAACTCGTCGAGAGGGGTGTCGGTATCCCGGTAGAGCTGCGCACGCAACGGGCAGCGTGCGCAGCCAACCGGTGTCGAGGCTGATCCTCGGTGGTCGCACCGCGCTTGTAGTGTCAGGGTGAACGCCCACGCGTGGGGCCGCGAGACATTCAGGGGGTACTGAGGATGACCGTCAAGGAACAAGACGCTGCAGCCCGGACTCCGTTCGCCTTCATCGACGTAACGGTGCACACGTTCACGACCTGGGGCCTGTTCTCCGCCGCCGCGGTCATCTACTGGGGTGTCGAGCTGAGCAGTCAGTCCGGCCCGCCCAGCCTGACGGTTTTCATCTCCAGCCTCACGCTCGTCACGTCCCTCGCCCTCGTGTGGGTCGGTTCACCACTGGCCTGGCTGCTCGGCCGGATCCTGCAGAACGTCTCCCGAAAATGGACCCATCTCGCTGCGTTCTGGGCGCTGGGGACAGCGGCATCCGTCCCCATTCTGTGGCTGGGCTCGGCTTTCACTCCGTACGAGAACACCTCGCAGGCGGTCTTCTGGATTCTCGGTGCCGCAGTGCTGAGCGGCCTGTGCTCCGCTGCCGGTCGCGCCATCGCGTTCGCCGCGCGCCGTCGTCGCGAGAAGCGCGCGCTGATCCCCGAGCCCGAAGACGTCCTGTGGGACGACGCCACGAGGGTGCGATGATCACCGAGACCCCCACGGAGCACTGCTGGTGTGCCCCGGTCGCCCGGCGCTAACGACGAAGACCCCCGGCATCCGCTCTCAGAGCAGGGCCGGGGGTCTCACGTTGTGTCAGCAGCTCACCCGCTGACCGTGAGACTCAGAAGTCCCAGTCGTCGTCCTCGGTGGCGACGGCCTTGCCGATGACGTACGAGGAGCCCGACCCGCTGAAGAAGTCGTGGTTCTCGTCCGCGTTGGGCGACAGGGCCGACAGGATCGCCGGGTTCACGTTGGTGACGGTCGCGGGGAACATGGCCTCGTAGCCCAGGTTCATGAGCGCCTTGTTCGCGTTGTAGTGCAGGAACTTCTTGACGTCCTCGGTCTGGCCGATGCCGTCGTAGAGGTCCTGCGTGTAGTGCACCTCGTTGTCGTAGAGCTCGTAGAGCAACGAGAACGTGTAGTCCTTGAGCTCGTCGCGCTCGGCCTGGCTGAGCGTCTCGAGTCCGCGCTGGAACTTGTAGCCGATGTAGTAGCCGTGCACGGCCTCGTCGCGGATGATGAGGCGGATGATGTCGGCCGTGTTCGTCAGCTTCGCCTTCGACGACCAGTACAGCGGCAGGTAGAAGCCCGAGTAGAACAGGAACGACTCGAGCAGCGTCGAGGCGATCTTGCGCTTAAGGGGCTCGTCACCGCGGTAGTAGTCCATGACGATGCGGGCCTTCTTCTGAAGGTTCTCGTTCTCGGTGGACCAGCGGAACGCGTCGTCGATCTCGGGCGTCGAGGCGAGCGTCGAGAAGATCGACGAGTAGCTCTTCGCGTGCACCGACTCCATGAACGCGATGTTCGTGTAGACGGCCTCCTCGTGCGGGGTGATCGCGTCGGGGATGAGCGAGACGGCGCCGACGGTGCCCTGGATGGTGTCCAGGAGCGTCAGGCCGGTGAACACGCGCATCGTCGTCTGGCGCTCTTCGGGGGTGAGCGTCGCCCACGACTGGATGTCGTTGGACAGCGGCACCTTCTCGGGCAGCCAGAAGTTGTTGACGAGGCGGTTCCACACCTCGAGGTCCTTGTCGTCCTGGATGCGGTTCCAGTTGATGGCCTGGACCGAGCCGAGGAGCTTCAGGGGTTCGGGAGTCATGTCTTTTCCTCTATCGAATCTCGGACCGGGTCAGAGCATGCACGAGACGCACTCGGCCATGTCGGTGCCCTCGAGCGCCATCTGACGGAGGCGAATGTAGTAGATCGTCTTGATGCCCTTGCGCCAGGCGTAGATCTGCGCCCGGTTGATGTCGCGCGTGGTGGCGGTGTCCTTGAAGAACAGCGTCAGCGACAGGCCCTGGTCGACGTGCTGGGTGGCAGCGGCGTACGTGTCGATGACCTTCTCGTAGCCGATCTCGTACGCGTCTTCGTAGTACTCGAGGTTCTCGTTCGTCATGAACGGAGCCGGGTAGTAGACGCGGCCGATCTTGCCTTCCTTGCGGATCTCGATCTTCGACGCGATCGGGTGGATCGAGCTCGTCGAGTTGTTGATGTACGAGATCGAGCCGGTCGGCGGGACCGCCTGCAGGTTCTGGTTGTAGATGCCGAACTGCTGGATGGATGCCTTCAGCTCGAGCCAGTCCTGCTGCGTCGGAACGTGGATGCCCTCGAAGAGCTCCTCGACGCGGGCCGTCGCCGGCTTCCACTCCTGCTCGGTGTACTTGTCGAAGAACTCGCCGCTGGCGTACGTCGAGTCCCAGAACCCGTCGAAGACCTGACCGCGCTCGATGGCGATCTTGTTCGAGGCCTGCAGCGCGTGGAACAGCACGGTGTAGAAGTAGATGTTCGTGAAGTCGACACCCTCCTCCGAGCCGTAGTGGACGTGCTCGCGGGCGAGGTAGCCGTGCAGGTTCATCTGACCGAGGCCGATGGCGTGCGACTTGTCGTTGCCGTCCTCGATGGAGCGGACCGACCGGATGTGGCTCTGGTCGCTGACCGCGCTGAGCGCACGGATGCTGGTCTCCACCGTGCCGGCGAGGTCGCGGCCGTCCATCGCCAGGGCGATGTTCATCGAACCCAGGTTGCAGGAGATGTCCTTGCCGATCTGGTCGTACGAGAGGTCCTCGTTGAACGTCGTCGGCGTGTTGACCTGCAGGATCTCCGAGCAGAGGTTGGACATGTTGATCCGACCCTTGATCGGGTTGGCCTTGTTCACCGTGTCCTCGAACATGATGTACGGGTAGCCCGACTCGAACTGGATCTCGGCGAGGGTCTGGAAGAACTCGCGCGCCTTGATCTTCGTCTTCTTGATGCGCGCGTCGTCGACCATCTCGCGGTACTTGTCGGTGACGGAGATGTCGCCGAACGGCACGCCGTAGACCTTCTCGACGTCGTACGGCGAGAACAGGTACATGTCCTCGTCGTTCTTGGCGAGCTCGAAGGTGATGTCGGGAACGACGACGCCGAGCGAGAGGGTCTTGATGCGGATCTTCTCGTCCGCGTTCTCACGCTTGGTGTCGAGGAACTTCATGATGTCGGGGTGGTGCGCCGACAGGTACACGGCTCCGGCGCCCTGACGCGCACCGAGCTGGTTGGCGTAGCTGAAGCTGTCTTCGAGGAGCTTCATGACGGGGATGATGCCCGACGACTGGTTCTCGATCTGCTTGATCGGTGCACCCGCCTCGCGGATGTTCGACAGGAGCAGGGCGACACCGCCGCCGCGCTTGGAGAGCTGGAGGGCGGAGTTGATGCCGCGGGCGATCGACTCCATGTTGTCCTCGATGCGGAGGAGGAAGCAGGAGACGAGCTCGCCGCGCTGCGCCTTGCCGGCGTTGAGGAACGTGGGGGTGGCGGGCTGGAAGCGGCCCGAGAGGATCTCGTCGACGAGCTTGTTCGCGAGGTCCTCGTCGCCGGCGGCGAGCGCGAGAGCGGTCATGACGACGCGGTCCTCGAACCGCTCGAGGTAGCGCTTGCCGTCGAAGGTCTTGAGCGTGTAGCTCGTGTAGTACTTGAACGCGCCGAGGAACGTGTCGAAGCGGAACTTCGCCGCGTACGCGCGGTCGTGGATCTGCTGGATGAACTCGAACGGGTACGCGTCGATGACGGCGCCCTCGTAGTACTCCTTCTCGACCAGGTAGTCGAGCTTCTCCTTCAGCGAGTGGAAGAAGACGGTGTTCTGGTTCACGTGCTGCAGGAAGTACTCCCGTGCGGCGCGCTTGTCGGCGTCGAACTGGATCTTCCCGTCCTCGCCGTACAGGTTCAGCATCGCGTTGAGTGCGTGGTAATCCATGCCCTCGAAGCGAACCTCCGTCTTGAAGGCCTTGTCGGTCACTGCAGCTTCCACCAGTCTTCCAATCCGCCGCTCACGCGGTCGACGTCCTCAGGCGTGCCGAAAACTTCTAGCCGATACAAGTGCGGCACACGACACTTGCGGCTGATGATCTCTCCGGCGAGGCAGAACGACTCGCCGAAATTGCTGTTTCCCGCGGAGATGACTCCGCGGATCAGGCTCCGATTGCCCTCATCGTTGAGGAAGCGGACGACCTGCTTGGGTACCGCGCCCTTTTCTTCTCCTCGACCCTGGCCTCCCCCATAGGTGGGGGTGACCAGGACGTACGGCTCATCGATGTGAAGAATGCCGTCGGAGGAGTGGATCGGGATGCGGCGAGCCGGCATCCCGAGCTTCTCGATGAACCGCGCGGTGTTACCCGACACGCTCGAGAAGTAGACGAGCAGCGGCACGTTCGTCATGACGGCCGCGCTCATCGGTCAGACCAGACGAGACGCGAGCTCGTCGATCTTGTCGGGGCGGAAGCCCGACCAGTGGTCCTCGTCGGTGACGACGACCGGCGCCTGGAGGTAGCCGAGCGACTTGACGTGCTCGAGCGCCGCCGGGTCCTCGGAGAGGTCGAGGATCTCGTAGTCGATGCCCTTGGAGTCCAGCGCGCGGTACGTCGCGTTGCACTGAACGCAGGACGGCTTCGTGTACACGGTGATCGCCATCTGTGACTCTCTCTCGTCTGTGTGGACCCGTCGGTGCGGGGTCCGTCTGGTGGGGGAAATCTGTCTGCAGGATGCGGGCGTGATCCGCCCGTTCGCCTGGTTCCGACGGGTTGGGGCCTGCCGGGAGCTCAATACTACATATGGGTACGGACACCAGGAAGCACCACAAGGGCTAGTAGTTACATCCGTGTAGTTTTTCCGCATCCCTCCACAGATACAACACAGGTTGTCCACCGATTCATCCCCAGTTTCGGAACTCGGCAACCGGATCGAAAAGGCCAGGATTCCGGCCGAAACCGCTCGCGCCTCGGCAGGTTGTCCACAGGCAGGACGTTACGGGTGACTTCCGACATCGCATCCGTGCCGAAACCACCGTCCGGGCGTGTCGTCGGCGTGTCGCGGCGCGGCTCCGACACGACATCTGGAACGTCGGTCCCCGGCAGTACGGTGGAGGGGTGGCGGGATACTCGGAGCTCCTGCGCGCACCCGGGGTCGCGCGCATCATCGCGGCACAGTTGACGGCACGATTCCCCAGCGGGATGACGAGCCTCGCCGTCCTCCTCCACGTCGAGCAGTCCACCGGGTCCTACGGCTACGCGGGCATCGTCCTCGCCGCCGTCTCCATCGGGCAGGCGATCTCCGGCCCGGTCACGAGTCGCTGGATGGGCGTGTGGGGAATGCGCCGCGTCCTCACGCTCACCGCCGCCGTCTGCGCCGCCGCCGTCCTCGCCCTGGCGATCAACCCGTTCGGGATGGTCGGTTTCATCGTTTTCGGCTTCATCGCCGGTATCGCGAACCCTCCGGTGCAGCCGGCCGTCCGCACGATCT
This DNA window, taken from Microbacterium sp. MM2322, encodes the following:
- a CDS encoding SDR family NAD(P)-dependent oxidoreductase, yielding MTLEGKVAIITGSGRGLGLAYAKELARQGAAVVINDVDEATADAAVREIQDAGGRATAVTAFVGSTETADALVDAAVSTFGRLDIVVTNAGVLRDTVLWKMSDDDFDTVIDVHLRGTFTTVRAAASYMRANEIAGRIICIGSPTGQRGNFGQTNYAAAKAGIVGMVRTWALELKRAGITANAVIPVAATAMTATVPYFAAAVEADAAGEPMPAFFRHDLGFGTSDDVAGLITFLASDAAAQVTGQAIGIGGDRIQLWSHPEPVATAYREGGWTADALADGFFDAVGDLQSVGEKFPALPEDLQRPAPTA
- a CDS encoding amidohydrolase family protein, translating into MTRYEQAIDVESLTAIDVHVHIEVDAHGHASLPDDLAAAASRYFAADAPRPDLDGVAAYYRERRMAAVVFTVDAETHLGHPPLSSAEIAEGASRNNDVLIPFGSVDPNRPDAVDRARRLIEDSGVRGFKFHPTVQGFDPSDEAHYPLYEALQGAGVVALFHTGQTGIGAGMPGGRGLRLGLSNPMLLDPVAADFGDLQIIMAHPSVPWQDEAISVATHKHNTWIDLSGWSPKYFPDQLVRAANSFLKRRILFGSDFPLLTPDRWMRDVETTALKPEVMPGILRDNAARLFGILPHHDKETS
- a CDS encoding long-chain fatty acid--CoA ligase; protein product: MKTQGLGAWLPRRRLRNPDRVAVMFGENQHLTYAQLADGAERVSAVLAERGVGAGDRVAFLGENSPDFLLTMFGTVRLGAVFVPVNTRLAGPEIAHVLRDSGAVVLIHDPGFDARLDEAAAEGVTPTHVIRTGVSGRDGAPGLARAIETVTTIPASVSSDGDAPAAIVYTSGTTGRAKGAVLTHDNLTSVALNTIIDYDVMSTDVALMISPLFHVASLGMGALPILLKGGTLVLEKGFEAGRALDLIQRHRITMISGVPTTYQLMADHPAWADSDVTSLRTLTCGGSAVPERVLVAWEERGLSFSQGYGMTETSPGATSLSPDKTRLKQGSVGLPHFFTDIRITGEDGSVLPAGTTGEIEISGPNVFLGYHGLAEATATSRTADGWFRSGDLGYVDDDGYLYICGRSKDMIISGGENVYPAELETLISGIPGVTGAAVIGVPHERWGEVPIAIVTVADGAAVDTDAVRAHLEGRLARYKLPKRVEIVADLPRTASGKVIKDEVRARLGL
- a CDS encoding MaoC family dehydratase, yielding MTTTIAYDDIAGLAGTDLGWSDWLEITQERVNGFADATDDHQWIHTDPERAKDGPFGAAIAHGFLTLSLAVSFWTELLDVTEVSTKVNYGLDKVRFVSPVTVGSRVRMNAVVAEVTEVAGGYQLAVDQTIEIDGGTKPAVVARGLYRFYR
- the nrdE gene encoding class 1b ribonucleoside-diphosphate reductase subunit alpha, which translates into the protein MDYHALNAMLNLYGEDGKIQFDADKRAAREYFLQHVNQNTVFFHSLKEKLDYLVEKEYYEGAVIDAYPFEFIQQIHDRAYAAKFRFDTFLGAFKYYTSYTLKTFDGKRYLERFEDRVVMTALALAAGDEDLANKLVDEILSGRFQPATPTFLNAGKAQRGELVSCFLLRIEDNMESIARGINSALQLSKRGGGVALLLSNIREAGAPIKQIENQSSGIIPVMKLLEDSFSYANQLGARQGAGAVYLSAHHPDIMKFLDTKRENADEKIRIKTLSLGVVVPDITFELAKNDEDMYLFSPYDVEKVYGVPFGDISVTDKYREMVDDARIKKTKIKAREFFQTLAEIQFESGYPYIMFEDTVNKANPIKGRINMSNLCSEILQVNTPTTFNEDLSYDQIGKDISCNLGSMNIALAMDGRDLAGTVETSIRALSAVSDQSHIRSVRSIEDGNDKSHAIGLGQMNLHGYLAREHVHYGSEEGVDFTNIYFYTVLFHALQASNKIAIERGQVFDGFWDSTYASGEFFDKYTEQEWKPATARVEELFEGIHVPTQQDWLELKASIQQFGIYNQNLQAVPPTGSISYINNSTSSIHPIASKIEIRKEGKIGRVYYPAPFMTNENLEYYEDAYEIGYEKVIDTYAAATQHVDQGLSLTLFFKDTATTRDINRAQIYAWRKGIKTIYYIRLRQMALEGTDMAECVSCML
- a CDS encoding MFS transporter, with amino-acid sequence MTTFRTRVGPFGLPLTFFGFVMAVALSDIGDSFRVLALDLWYFERAADREGARLALMLASVLPAVFLAPVAGAVADRFELRTVFVATTAIRGFLSFGLAVAAAVGGPGLHSTILVSAAAIAGVFFASSAFVFVPRLVRQDLLPRANGILESVTWALASIGPALGAGAFALWGPAPSFAVDGVSFLVTAALFARILPRRADAEGRPPTRLADGMRRGVVELSATLRGIHPAARYLMGQRFALGLLVASYGVTITAGTNAYALIFLVSDDLKLPTEVLGLVLSWNGVVAIVAALTVGFVIRRSQMSFVFVACLAVFAAAQVTMGAATNVAVLLIGVALSALANAPYNVAVTTLFQTSVDDEFLGRVEGLDTAVESLLRIGVLIGAAVSVTAWGARPALIASAAAAIVLLMIGGVLMLAGRRPASTTPAAREPRP
- the nrdI gene encoding class Ib ribonucleoside-diphosphate reductase assembly flavoprotein NrdI; this encodes MSAAVMTNVPLLVYFSSVSGNTARFIEKLGMPARRIPIHSSDGILHIDEPYVLVTPTYGGGQGRGEEKGAVPKQVVRFLNDEGNRSLIRGVISAGNSNFGESFCLAGEIISRKCRVPHLYRLEVFGTPEDVDRVSGGLEDWWKLQ
- a CDS encoding redoxin NrdH, translated to MAITVYTKPSCVQCNATYRALDSKGIDYEILDLSEDPAALEHVKSLGYLQAPVVVTDEDHWSGFRPDKIDELASRLV
- the nrdF gene encoding class 1b ribonucleoside-diphosphate reductase subunit beta; this encodes MTPEPLKLLGSVQAINWNRIQDDKDLEVWNRLVNNFWLPEKVPLSNDIQSWATLTPEERQTTMRVFTGLTLLDTIQGTVGAVSLIPDAITPHEEAVYTNIAFMESVHAKSYSSIFSTLASTPEIDDAFRWSTENENLQKKARIVMDYYRGDEPLKRKIASTLLESFLFYSGFYLPLYWSSKAKLTNTADIIRLIIRDEAVHGYYIGYKFQRGLETLSQAERDELKDYTFSLLYELYDNEVHYTQDLYDGIGQTEDVKKFLHYNANKALMNLGYEAMFPATVTNVNPAILSALSPNADENHDFFSGSGSSYVIGKAVATEDDDWDF